Sequence from the Gloeocapsopsis dulcis genome:
GCGATTTTAGAAGTTGCTATCCTTGATGTTAAACCTGGTTTAGCCTCTGAATTTGAAACTGCTTTCAAAACAGCTTCAGCTATTATTGCTACTATGCCAGGATACATTTCTCACGAACTTCAACGCTGCCTGGAAACTGCGAACCGTTACATTCTATTGGTACGCTGGCAAACCTTAGAAGATCACACAGTTGGATTTCGACAATCCTCTCAATATCAAGAGTGGCGTTCCTTGCTGCATCACTTCTATGAACCATTTCCAGTCGTAGAACACTACGCTGCCGTTCTACAAGTGGTAAGCTGATAGTATAACTTTAAGTTATACCATT
This genomic interval carries:
- a CDS encoding antibiotic biosynthesis monooxygenase family protein; this translates as MSIDFVFESAILEVAILDVKPGLASEFETAFKTASAIIATMPGYISHELQRCLETANRYILLVRWQTLEDHTVGFRQSSQYQEWRSLLHHFYEPFPVVEHYAAVLQVVS